From the Oceanobacillus kimchii X50 genome, the window CTTATTAAAAAGGTGTACTCTAATAGGGGCATAGAATCCATATACAATAAAATGAACAGATTACTTTATTACTTCTACTCCTATACTCTCTTGAATTAGAGAAGAAATTGCTTCTTCATCACCCTGTTCAAATAACTGAACAATTTTACTTCCTACGACTACGCCATCACAAGCAGCAGATAGTTCTCTTGCGCGTTCAGCAGTAGATATGCCAAATCCAGCTAAAACTGGTACATAGCTTACTTGCTTGAGTCTTTTTAAAAAGTGATACGCATCTTTCTCGTGTTGAGCACGTTCTCCTGTTGTACCAGTTACAGATACTGCATATAGAAATCCCTCTGATCGTTTTGCTATTCTTTCTAGTCGATCTTCTGTGCTCGTCATGGCAGCTAAGCGAATAAATGCAATCTCGTGCTGAGTTAACGAAAATGCTACATCGTCTTCTTCTTCCATTGGAATATCTGGAAAAATTATGCCATCAACACCTGCCTTCGAGCAATCTCTAGCAAATTGATCGAAGCCATATTTCCATACAGGATTAATGTAGGTCATAAGAACAATAGGGATATTTCTTTGCAATTTATATTTTTCTAATTCTTCTAATACAGAACTTATCGTAGTTTTATTTGCTAGCGCACGTTGTCCAGCATCTTGAATTACAGGTCCATCTGCTACTGGGTCAGAAAAAGGAAGACCGAGTTCGATGGCAGAAGCACCTGCTTCTTCTAAAAACTGAATACGATTGTTTAAATTATTCATGCCACCATCTCCGGCCATGATATAGGGTACAAATATAGGTTTATTTGCTTGCTTTTTTGCTTTCAATACACCATCTAGTTTACTTTTTCCCATTATTGTTCCCCCTCTAATCTTTCTTTGACTTGTTCTACGTCTTTGTCCCCTCTACCAGATAAACAAATAACTATAGACTGTTCAGGATTCATTTCCTTCGCTAATTTTGTAGCATAACTAACTGCATGGGCACTCTCTAATGCAGGGATAATGCCTTCTGTTTTGGATAAAAGTCGAAAAGCTTCAAGTGCTTCCTCATCAGTAATTGAGGAGTATGTCACTCTTTTAGTCTGGTGAAGGTGACTATGTTCTGGACCGATTCCTGGATAATCAAGACCTGCTGAAATAGAGAATGCTTCTTCAATTTGTCCGAAATCATTTTGAAGCAAATACGTAAATGTACCATGTAGCATACCTGGAGAACCACCAGTTAGGGTTGCTGCATGTTGATTGGTATCTAATCCTGCTCCTGCAGCTTCTACACCGAATAAGGTCACTTCCTTATCGTCGATAAATGGGTAGAACATGCCCATCGCATTGCTTCCACCACCAACGCATGCTACAACAGCATCAGGTAAGGATCCTATTTTCTTCATACTTTGCTCTTTGGTTTCTTTTCCAATCACAGATTGAAAGTCACGAACAATTTTGGGGAAAGGATGAGGGCCGACCACCGATCCAATGATATAATGAGTATCATTGACATTATTTACCCAATAGCGAAGAGCCTCGTTCACAGCGTCTTTTAAAGTTCCACTACCTTGGGAGACACTGACTACTTCTGCCCCCAGCAATTCCATACGAAAGACATTTAGCTTTTGACGTTTAATATCTTCTTCACCCATAAAAACAATACATTCTAATCCTAATAAAGAACATACTGTCGCAGTCGCAACACCATGTTGACCTGCACCAGTTTCAGCCACAACTTTTTTCTTACCCATTCTTAAAGTGAGTAGTGCTTGCCCAATGGTATTATTAATTTTATGAGCACCAGTATGATTTAGATCTTCACGTTTTAAATAGATTTGTGCACCGCCCGCATGTTCAGTTAACTTTTTAGCGTGATATAGAGGAGTTTCACGTCCGATGTATTCCGTTAAATATGTCTGAAGTTCCTCCGTGAATTTCTCATCTTTCAACGCATCTTCATAGGCTTTTTCTAATTCAAGTACTGCAGGCATTAATAATTCTGGTACAAATCTTCCACCGAATTCTCCGTATTTTCCTTTGATGTCTGGAAATGAATAAGTAGTCATTGCAATACATCCTTTCTTTCTTTTTGTACTTTAGTAATAAATTGATTGATCTTCTGGACATCTTTTTTTCCGTTTAGTTCTACTCCGCTTGAGACATCAACTCCAGCTGGTCTTACAGTTTGGATAGCTTCAAGTATATTGTCTGTATTTAAACCACCAGCTAATATTAATTTGTCAGTAAAAGGCTGATCTTTGAGCATATTCCAATTGAATGTTACACCGTTTCCTCCTCTTGATGATTGAACAGGGGGACTGTCTATTAAAATATATTTAGCCGATGATTGGTTTGCTTGTTGTAATCCCTCTGTAGTTGCTGGAAATGCTTTAATAATGGGAATTGGAATCTTTTTTTGATAGGCAATAGTTTCATCCCCATGTAACTGGACAATATCGAGATTTAGCTTTTCGAT encodes:
- the trpA gene encoding tryptophan synthase subunit alpha — its product is MGKSKLDGVLKAKKQANKPIFVPYIMAGDGGMNNLNNRIQFLEEAGASAIELGLPFSDPVADGPVIQDAGQRALANKTTISSVLEELEKYKLQRNIPIVLMTYINPVWKYGFDQFARDCSKAGVDGIIFPDIPMEEEDDVAFSLTQHEIAFIRLAAMTSTEDRLERIAKRSEGFLYAVSVTGTTGERAQHEKDAYHFLKRLKQVSYVPVLAGFGISTAERARELSAACDGVVVGSKIVQLFEQGDEEAISSLIQESIGVEVIK
- the trpB gene encoding tryptophan synthase subunit beta — its product is MTTYSFPDIKGKYGEFGGRFVPELLMPAVLELEKAYEDALKDEKFTEELQTYLTEYIGRETPLYHAKKLTEHAGGAQIYLKREDLNHTGAHKINNTIGQALLTLRMGKKKVVAETGAGQHGVATATVCSLLGLECIVFMGEEDIKRQKLNVFRMELLGAEVVSVSQGSGTLKDAVNEALRYWVNNVNDTHYIIGSVVGPHPFPKIVRDFQSVIGKETKEQSMKKIGSLPDAVVACVGGGSNAMGMFYPFIDDKEVTLFGVEAAGAGLDTNQHAATLTGGSPGMLHGTFTYLLQNDFGQIEEAFSISAGLDYPGIGPEHSHLHQTKRVTYSSITDEEALEAFRLLSKTEGIIPALESAHAVSYATKLAKEMNPEQSIVICLSGRGDKDVEQVKERLEGEQ
- a CDS encoding phosphoribosylanthranilate isomerase, whose product is MFIKICGISSIDTALAVADANADMIGFVFAPSKRQLSIPQAEEITKKLPHTIQKVGVFVDEPLENILSIIEKLNLDIVQLHGDETIAYQKKIPIPIIKAFPATTEGLQQANQSSAKYILIDSPPVQSSRGGNGVTFNWNMLKDQPFTDKLILAGGLNTDNILEAIQTVRPAGVDVSSGVELNGKKDVQKINQFITKVQKERKDVLQ